A genomic window from Quercus lobata isolate SW786 chromosome 10, ValleyOak3.0 Primary Assembly, whole genome shotgun sequence includes:
- the LOC115962905 gene encoding LEAF RUST 10 DISEASE-RESISTANCE LOCUS RECEPTOR-LIKE PROTEIN KINASE-like 1.2 — protein sequence MDLQNLSISPKPSLICIFFIIFTSLVNYILSLDPKFQACVPCTCGDGPNISYPFWILHEQEPFCGNPNFTIICKDKNPVLTIANDDYIIKDIYYSNQSFLVANAVVYEDTCPAPLHNVSLGQTPFNFSLYNSDFSTFYNCSSKPYYPVYELDCASNSTTHHSFAVFHKEALELHNYSLESCRSLVDVPVDVGVNFTSLLLMNYTEVLKMGFSLNWSAHDCSSCERSNGRCGFENNEFVCFCHDRPHLKTCNDDNRGNKLRRIVAAGVSASLVMVFIILSVIFLIHRRRMKKKYDPSILISRSISYDPSGTTDQDRGSSYFGVHLFTYNELEEATNNFDSSKELGDGGFGTVYYGILRDGRQVAVKRLYEHNCKRVEQFMNEVEILTRLRHPNLVSLYGCTSRSSRELLLVYEYIPNGTVADHLHGDLAKPGALPFPTRMKIAVETATALAYLHASDIIHRDVKTNNILLDNNFLVKVADFGLSRLFPTDVTHVSTAPQGTPGYVDPEYHECYQLTEKSDVFSFGVVLIELISSMPAVDISRHRHEINLSNMAMNKIQNHTLHELVDPSLGFELDCTVKNMITDVAELAFQCLQYVKEMRPSMAEVLEALKDIQHRDYINDKEEINISADDVVLLKSDPAPLSPDSALNWNISTSTTSNGSH from the exons ATGGACCTCCAAAACCTTTCCATATCCCCAAAACCTTCCCttatatgcatttttttcatCATCTTCACCTCCTTAGTCAACTACATTCTATCCCTTGACCCAAAATTCCAAGCCTGTGTCCCTTGTACTTGTGGAGATGGCCCAAATATAAGCTACCCCTTCTGGATACTTCATGAGCAAGAACCTTTCTGTGGCAACCCAAACTTTACAATCATCTGCAAAGACAAAAACCCAGTTCTTACAATTGCCAATGATGATTATATCATTAAGGATATCTATTACTCAAACCAGTCATTTCTCGTGGCCAACGCCGTGGTGTATGAGGACACATGCCCTGCTCCTTTGCATAATGTTAGCCTTGGTCAAACTCCatttaattttagtttgtaCAATAGTGATTTCTCCACCTTCTACAACTGCAGTTCAAAGCCTTATTACCCTGTATATGAATTAGACTGTGCTAGCAATAGTACCACCCATCATTCTTTTGCCGTTTTCCATAAGGAAGCATTGGAGCTTCATAACTATTCGTTGGAGTCGTGCCGGTCTTTGGTTGATGTGCCTGTGGATGTTGGAGTCAACTTTACAAGCTTGTTGCTAATGAATTACACTGAAGTTTTGAAGATGGGGTTCTCTTTGAATTGGAGTGCACATGATTGCAGCAGTTGTGAGAGAAGTAATGGACGCTGTGGATTTGAGAACAatgaatttgtttgtttttgccATGACCGGCCTCATCTCAAAACCTGCAATGATG ATAATCGTGGGAATAAGTTGCGGAGGATTGTTGCAGCAG GTGTTAGCGCATCTCTCGTAATGGTTTTTATAATACTGAGCGTCATATTCTTAATCCATCGACGCCGCATGAAGAAGAAATATGATCCCTCAATCTTAATCAGTCGAAGCATCTCTTATGATCCCTCTGGAACGACAGATCAAGATAGGGGAAGTAGCTACTTTGGAGTTCATCTCTTCACCTACAATGAACTTGAAGAAGCCACTAACAATTTTGATTCATCCAAAGAACTTGGAGATGGAGGCTTTGGCACTGTATACTATG GCATACTTCGTGATGGGCGTCAAGTTGCAGTGAAGCGCTTGTACGAACACAACTGCAAAAGAGTAGAACAATTCATGAATGAAGTTGAGATCCTTACTCGCTTGCGCCACCCAAATCTAGTCTCACTGTATGGCTGCACCTCTCGCAGTAGCCGTGAACTCCTGCTTGTTTATGAATACATTCCTAATGGCACAGTTGCTGATCATCTTCATGGCGATCTTGCAAAACCCGGTGCACTCCCATTTCCTACTCGAATGAAGATTGCGGTTGAGACAGCAACTGCTTTGGCCTATCTCCATGCTTCTGATATCATCCACCGCGAtgtaaaaacaaacaacattcTCCTTGACAACAATTTTTTGGTTAAGGTCGCAGATTTTGGTCTGTCTCGTCTCTTTCCCACCGATGTCACTCATGTCTCGACTGCTCCACAAGGTACTCCAGGTTATGTCGATCCAGAATATCACGAATGTTACCAACTTACTGAAAAAAGTGATGTGTTCAGCTTTGGGGTGGTCTTGATTGAGCTTATATCATCTATGCCTGCTGTTGATATCTCAAGGCATCGACACGAAATTAATTTGTCTAACATGGCTATGAACAAGATCCAAAACCACACGTTACATGAACTTGTGGACCCTTCTCTTGGGTTTGAATTAGACTGTACGgtgaaaaacatgataactgatGTGGCAGAGTTGGCATTTCAGTGTTTGCAATATGTTAAGGAAATGAGACCATCAATGGCAGAGGTGCTTGAAGCACTAAAGGATATACAACATAGAGACTACATTAACGATAAGGAGGAGATTAATATTTCTGCAGATGATGTTGTGTTGTTGAAGAGTGATCCGGCACCACTTTCGCCAGATTCTGCGCTAAATTGGAATATCAGTACGTCTACAACATCAAATGGCAGTCATTAA